Proteins co-encoded in one Gadus morhua chromosome 6, gadMor3.0, whole genome shotgun sequence genomic window:
- the bco2l gene encoding beta-carotene 15, 15-dioxygenase 2, like codes for MSKKTGKPLQNASSTQRCPLAKGLVSIAALVNSAEETPQPVSTHIKGTIPSWINGSFLRNGPGKFEFGKDKYSHWFDGMAMMHRFYVKDGDVTYNSSFLRSDSYTKNSEKDRIVVSEFGTIAMPDPCKNIFARFFSRFKLPQATDNASVNFVKYKGDYFVSTETNYMRRVDPDSLETKEKVDWTQYVAVNSATAHPHYGRDGATYNMGNSYGKSGFFYNIVRVPPQETEGDGAKEDVADLYGAKVICSIPASEPRRPSYFHSFVMSENYIVFIEQPIKLDMLKAMLYQVQGKSFNKIMTWDPKCDTIFHLVNRHTGECSAVRYRGEPMFTLHQINAYEEGGCLVMDMCCGDDGAVIGDFTLENLRRGGEELDKFYNSMCRNLPRRYVIPLTVDEDTPMDQNLVNLSLCTATAKKTGPGEVYLTYEELFNDELLQYGGLEFPQINYAENNGRPYRYVYACGFGHVFSDSLLKMDVRTKELKAWRHHGLFPSEPVFVPAPNATEEDDGVVMSVIINPKEDKSTFLLVLDAKTFTELGRAEVPVNIPYGTHGVFNDMNQTAVTVATTHRN; via the exons ATGTCCAAGAAAACAGGCAAACCACTCCAGAACG CCTCCAGCACCCAGCGATGTCCGCTGGCCAAAGGCCTGGTGAGCATCGCTGCCCTGGTGAACTCAGCCGAGGAGACCCCTCAGCCAGTCTCCACCCACATCAAGGGGACCATCCCCTCCTGGATCAACGGCAGCTTCCTGAGGAACGGGCCCGGGAAGTTTGAGTTTGGGAAAGACAA GTACAGCCACTGGTTCGACGGCATGGCCATGATGCACCGCTTCTACGTGAAGGACGGAGACGTGACCTACAACAGCAGCTTCCTGCGGAGCGACTCCTACACCAAGAACTCGGAGAAGGACCGCATCGTGGTGTCAGAGTTCGGCACCATCGCCATGCCCGACCCCTGCAAGAACATCTTCGCCCGCTTCTTTTCCCGCTTCAAACTTCCCC AGGCCACGGACAACGCCAGCGTGAACTTCGTCAAGTACAAGGGGGACTACTTCGTCAGCACGGAGACCAACTACATGAGGAGGGTGGACCCCGATAGTCTGGAGACCAAGGAGAAG GTGGACTGGACGCAGTACGTGGCTGTCAACTCGGCCACGGCCCACCCCCACTATGGCCGAGACGGGGCAACCTACAACATGGGCAACTCCTATGGAAAGAGTG GCTTCTTCTACAACATTGTGCGCGTCCCGCCccaggagacggagggggacgGGGCCAAGGAGGACGTGGCCGACCTGTACGGGGCAAAGGTCATCTGCTCCATCCCTGCCTCCGAGCCCCGGAGGCCGTCTTATTTCCACAGCTTTG TCATGTCTGAGAACTACATCGTGTTCATCGAGCAGCCAATCAAGCTGGACATGCTGAAGGCCATGCTCTACCAGGTCCAGGGCAAGAGCTTCAACAAGATCATGACCTGGGATCCCAAGTGCGACACCATCTTCCACCTGGTCAACCGGCACACTGGCGAG TGTAGCGCGGTCAGGTACCGCGGGGAGCCCATGTTCACGCTGCACCAGATCAACGCCTACGAGGAAGGCGGCTGCCTGGTGATGGACATGTGCTGCGGGGACGACGGCGCCGTCATCGGGGACTTCACCCTGGAGAACCTGCGCCGTGGCGGGGAGGAGCTGGACAAG TTCTACAACTCCATGTGCAGAAACCTCCCGAGGCGCTATGTCATTCCCCTCACTGTGGACGAAGACACCCCCATGGACCAGAACCTCGTCAACCTGTCCTTGTGCACGGCCACAGCCAAGAAGACGGGACCCGGAGAG GTTTACCTAACCTACGAGGAGCTCTTTAATGATGAGCTCCTGCAGTACGGGGGGCTGGAGTTCCCGCAGATAAATTACGCAGAGAACAACGGGCGGCCGTACCGCTACGTCTACGCCTGCGGCTTCGGCCACGTCTTCAGCGACTCACTGCTCAAGATGGACGTCCGCACCAAGGAGCTGAAG gcgtggcGTCACCACGGCCTGTTCCCCTCCGAGCCCGTGTTCGTCCCCGCACCCAACGCCACCGAGGAGGACGATGGCGTGGTCATGTCTGTCATCATCAACCCCAAAGAG
- the ela3l gene encoding elastase 3 like: protein MILFVLASSLLASALGCGSPPIEPYSSRVVNGVDARPNSWPWQISLQYERSGEWRHTCGGSLIAENWVMTAAHCINSKFTYRVFVGKHNLVKEELSAKAILTEKIIVHEKWNPIFVAFGNDVALIKLAEPVVLSDQVQLACLPAAGSLLPNLYPCYVTGWGRLYTGGPIAENLQQALMPVADHATCSQPDWWGSTLRTSMVCGGGDGIVGGCNGDSGGPLNCKNDQEGTWEVHGIASFVSGMGCNYVRKPTVFTRVSAFNDWIDQAMMNN from the exons ATGATCCTCTTTGTGCTCGCCTCATCGCTCCTCGCCAGCG ccCTCGGCTGCGGGTCCCCTCCCATCGAGCCCTACTCGTCCCGCGTGGTGAACGGCGTGGACGCCAGGCCCAATAGCTGGCCCTGGCAG atctcCCTCCAGTATGAGAGGAGCGGTGAGTGGAGACACACCTGCGGAGGATCCCTGATTGCCGAGAACTGGGTGATGACCGCCGCACACTGCATCAA ctccaaGTTCACCTACAGGGTCTTTGTGGGCAAACACAACCTGGTGAAGGAGGAGCTCAGCGCTAAAGCCATCCTGACCGAGAAGATCATCGTTCACGAGAAGTGGAACCCCATCTTCGTGGCTTTCGG caaTGATGTTGCCCTGATCAAGCTGGCTGAGCCTGTGGTTCTGAGCGACCAGGTGCAGCTGGCTTGCCTCCCTGCAGCCGGCAGCCTGCTGCCCAACCTGTACCCCTGCTACGTCACCGGCTGGGGAAGGCTCTACA CCGGAGGTCCCATCGCTGAGAACCTTCAGCAGGCTCTGATGCCCGTGGCCGACCACGCCACCTGCTCCCAGCCTGACTGGTGGGGCAGCACTCTCCGGACCAGCATGGTGTgtggcggcggcgacggcaTCGTGGGCGGATGCAAC GGGGACTCCGGCGGACCCTTGAACTGTAAGAACGACCAAGAAGGAACGTGGGAGGTCCACGGCATTGCCAGCTTCGTCTCCGGGATGGGATGCAACTACGTGAGGAAGCCCACCGTCTTCACCCGAGTGTCCGCCTTCAACGACTGGATCGACCAG GCCATGATGAACAACTAg